One segment of Neisseria mucosa DNA contains the following:
- the luxS gene encoding S-ribosylhomocysteine lyase, translated as MPLLDSFKVDHTRMHAPAVRVAKTMTTPKGDTITVFDLRFCIPNKEILPEKGIHTLEHLFAGFMRDHLNGNGVEIIDISPMGCRTGFYMSLIGTPDEQKVADAWLASMQDVLTVQDQSKIPELNEYQCGTYLMHSLAEAQEIAQNVLARKVAVNKNEELSLDESLLNV; from the coding sequence ATGCCCCTACTAGACAGTTTCAAAGTCGACCACACCCGTATGCACGCCCCTGCCGTGCGTGTGGCGAAAACCATGACCACGCCCAAAGGCGACACCATTACCGTATTTGACCTGCGTTTCTGCATTCCCAACAAAGAAATCCTGCCCGAAAAAGGCATTCACACGCTGGAGCATTTGTTCGCCGGCTTTATGCGCGACCACTTAAACGGCAACGGCGTCGAAATCATCGACATTTCCCCGATGGGATGCCGCACCGGTTTCTACATGAGCCTCATCGGTACGCCCGACGAGCAAAAAGTGGCCGACGCATGGCTCGCTTCAATGCAGGATGTTTTGACCGTTCAAGACCAAAGCAAAATCCCCGAGTTGAACGAATACCAATGCGGCACCTATCTGATGCACTCGCTTGCCGAAGCGCAGGAAATCGCCCAAAACGTGTTGGCGCGCAAAGTGGCCGTCAATAAAAACGAAGAGCTGTCATTGGACGAAAGCCTGTTGAACGTTTAA
- a CDS encoding 16S rRNA (uracil(1498)-N(3))-methyltransferase produces the protein MPRFYVDFALSPDSVVELPDNVVRHLNVLRVKNTEEIVLFNGNGKSYPALPEVLEKRRASVRILREEATDNESPLNITLVQAVSAAERMDFTLQKSVELGVAEIRPVISERCVVRLSGERAEKRVARWQEIVVSACEQSGRNIVPRVLPLTTYAQALRQLPQETAKLLMSLNRAQKLSDVRPQSGKVVFMVGPEGGWTEKEEQQAFDAGFQSVTLGKRVLRTETASLAAIAAMQTLWGDFA, from the coding sequence ATGCCCCGATTTTATGTTGATTTTGCCTTAAGCCCCGACAGCGTGGTCGAATTGCCCGATAATGTGGTGCGCCATCTGAATGTATTGCGCGTGAAAAATACGGAAGAAATCGTGTTGTTCAACGGCAATGGCAAGTCATATCCGGCTTTGCCCGAAGTTTTGGAAAAACGCCGCGCCAGCGTGCGGATTTTGCGTGAAGAGGCAACGGACAACGAATCGCCGCTGAACATTACGTTGGTGCAGGCGGTATCCGCCGCAGAGCGCATGGATTTCACTTTGCAAAAAAGCGTGGAATTGGGCGTGGCGGAAATTCGCCCGGTCATCAGTGAACGCTGTGTCGTGCGCTTAAGCGGCGAGCGCGCTGAAAAGCGGGTGGCACGTTGGCAGGAAATCGTCGTTTCGGCGTGTGAACAAAGCGGCCGCAATATTGTGCCGAGGGTTTTGCCGCTGACGACTTATGCACAGGCATTGCGGCAGTTGCCGCAGGAGACGGCCAAACTGTTAATGAGCTTGAACCGCGCTCAAAAACTGAGCGATGTTCGGCCGCAATCCGGCAAAGTCGTGTTTATGGTCGGCCCGGAAGGCGGCTGGACGGAGAAGGAAGAGCAGCAGGCATTTGATGCCGGTTTTCAATCCGTTACGCTCGGCAAACGGGTGTTGCGTACCGAAACCGCCTCACTTGCGGCCATCGCCGCCATGCAGACGCTTTGGGGCGATTTTGCATAA
- a CDS encoding SH3 domain-containing protein, with the protein MRYLATLLLLCSALTHAAPPNGFALVHDADGHTNLRESPDLKAKVLAKIPNGTPLECLGDGGEGSLSFCTAQLQQPAAEDYGFIHYSRLIFPASDKSFVRLREQSGRDDTLTLSGSGQTVHIVARRIHPKLSDFSGISKDKYTARLYQGKPFYGMDSIISKSVFALERITLNGQAVPAAELQGLFSPDFAATARGSQVYNRWEAYYRRSDKTLYLFGRQSSGAGSFDVCFIFKDGKFQRRYLWNAAI; encoded by the coding sequence ATGCGTTACTTAGCCACACTCTTATTATTATGTTCCGCCCTAACCCATGCCGCGCCGCCGAACGGCTTTGCCTTGGTTCATGATGCCGACGGACACACCAACTTACGCGAAAGCCCCGATTTGAAAGCCAAAGTTTTGGCAAAAATCCCCAACGGCACACCGTTGGAATGTTTGGGTGACGGCGGTGAAGGCAGCCTGAGTTTCTGTACTGCCCAGCTGCAACAACCTGCCGCAGAAGACTACGGTTTCATCCATTACAGCCGTCTGATATTTCCCGCCTCCGACAAAAGCTTCGTCCGCCTGCGCGAACAATCGGGTCGCGACGATACGCTGACTTTGTCCGGTAGCGGACAAACGGTACACATCGTAGCCCGCCGCATCCATCCAAAACTCAGCGACTTCTCGGGTATCAGCAAAGACAAATACACCGCGCGTCTCTATCAAGGCAAGCCGTTCTATGGCATGGACTCTATCATTTCCAAAAGCGTGTTCGCGCTTGAACGTATCACGCTAAACGGTCAAGCGGTTCCCGCTGCCGAACTGCAAGGACTGTTCTCGCCCGATTTTGCCGCCACCGCACGCGGCAGCCAGGTGTACAACCGCTGGGAAGCCTATTACCGCCGCAGCGACAAGACGCTTTATCTGTTCGGCAGACAAAGTTCGGGAGCCGGTAGTTTCGATGTCTGCTTTATATTTAAGGACGGCAAATTCCAGCGCCGCTATTTATGGAATGCTGCGATTTAA
- a CDS encoding inositol monophosphatase family protein has translation MLYRLQKVVRHIAQTEVMPRFLNTPSRRKEDGSVLSEADLAAQTAFAAALPLLEDCPMLGEEMSVQEQTRLWNEHSDGLWIVDPIDGTNNFVNGLPHFAVSVALVKNGRTELGVIYNPVSGECFYAEHGKGAFLNGTPLPLRSVEKKLSESIAGVEIKYLRSGKLASRMNTLAPFGTIRSMGSSTLDWCYLASGRYDIYIHGGQKLWDYAAGALIFEEAGGCLTTLEGDDFWSGEHVFKRSVIAALQPELFKQWVKWIRENQ, from the coding sequence GTGCTATACCGTTTACAGAAAGTCGTCCGCCACATCGCCCAAACCGAAGTCATGCCGCGTTTTCTGAACACGCCGTCACGACGTAAAGAAGACGGCTCGGTTTTGAGTGAAGCAGATTTGGCCGCACAAACCGCTTTTGCCGCCGCCCTGCCCTTATTGGAAGATTGTCCGATGTTGGGCGAAGAGATGAGCGTTCAGGAGCAAACCCGTTTGTGGAACGAACATTCAGACGGCCTGTGGATTGTCGACCCCATCGACGGCACAAATAACTTCGTCAACGGTTTGCCGCATTTTGCCGTATCCGTCGCACTGGTTAAAAACGGGCGCACCGAGCTGGGTGTGATTTACAATCCAGTCAGCGGCGAATGTTTCTATGCCGAACACGGCAAAGGCGCATTTCTCAACGGTACGCCGCTGCCGCTGCGTTCGGTAGAAAAAAAACTCAGCGAATCCATTGCCGGCGTGGAAATCAAATACCTGCGCTCGGGCAAACTCGCCAGCCGCATGAACACCCTCGCCCCATTCGGCACAATCCGCAGCATGGGCAGCAGCACGCTCGACTGGTGCTATCTTGCCAGCGGCCGCTACGATATTTACATCCACGGCGGACAAAAACTGTGGGACTACGCTGCCGGCGCATTGATTTTTGAAGAAGCCGGCGGCTGCCTGACCACTTTGGAAGGCGATGATTTCTGGAGCGGCGAGCACGTTTTCAAGCGTTCCGTCATCGCCGCTTTGCAACCCGAGCTGTTCAAACAATGGGTGAAATGGATTCGCGAAAATCAGTGA
- a CDS encoding acyl carrier protein yields MSYTFTLAEHELEAELKKLIVQEADKADDVDMDDFTDDALLFGDDSPVGLDSLDALQISVALQQYFQVRLQGDRMVRKHMMCVRDLAAFIRAEHGA; encoded by the coding sequence ATGTCTTACACCTTTACGCTGGCCGAGCACGAGCTGGAAGCGGAATTGAAAAAGTTAATTGTGCAAGAGGCCGATAAGGCCGACGATGTGGATATGGATGATTTCACCGACGATGCGCTTTTGTTTGGCGATGACAGTCCGGTCGGTTTGGATTCGCTTGATGCGCTGCAAATCAGCGTCGCCTTGCAACAGTATTTCCAAGTGCGCCTGCAGGGCGACCGTATGGTGCGCAAACATATGATGTGCGTACGCGATTTGGCGGCGTTTATCCGCGCGGAGCATGGCGCGTGA
- a CDS encoding ABC transporter permease encodes MTTSSLLKELKLLCRDLHGLAVLFVMPIAFMLIMSLALSRDQDPHTDSRIALVGAADDSVNTALAAALEKEQIHVTRMPSEKLTDAQHGLYDKRFQLVLHNPNHASGKIADDKALQIYVPPDTEPSWLAAVKGVLQQHYTETRLDAYFDNNDGIKIDNKKLPRSIRKDIQKKVDEKNDEQFAAVRSFLDKKMLEEHYLSAGSGTVEKPNAVQHSVPAWLIFGMFFIMIPLSNVMALERQTNTITRLRLARASASGLIAAKLVPYFLINQLQFVGMLLLGRYLLPEIGVPALILNGSLVPYALLSAAVSAAALGYALLISVCAKSTEHAVVLGGGGIILMAAIGGIMVPAHVMPETMQQLTWISPMAWGLKAFQELLLNRSGLDGIGRYLILLSAFSFATLTAAVLIYRRQLQTQVRF; translated from the coding sequence ATGACAACTTCCTCCCTCCTCAAAGAACTCAAACTGCTCTGCCGCGACCTGCACGGTTTGGCCGTGTTGTTTGTGATGCCCATCGCCTTCATGCTGATTATGTCGTTGGCACTGAGCCGTGACCAAGACCCGCACACCGACAGCCGCATCGCGCTGGTCGGCGCGGCCGACGACAGCGTCAATACCGCGCTGGCCGCCGCGCTGGAAAAAGAGCAGATTCATGTTACGCGGATGCCGTCTGAAAAACTGACCGACGCGCAACACGGTCTGTACGACAAGCGTTTCCAACTGGTGCTGCACAACCCGAACCACGCCTCCGGCAAAATCGCCGACGACAAAGCCTTGCAAATCTATGTACCGCCCGATACCGAGCCTTCATGGCTGGCAGCGGTCAAAGGCGTTTTGCAGCAGCACTACACCGAAACGCGACTGGACGCTTATTTCGACAACAACGACGGCATCAAAATCGACAATAAAAAACTGCCCCGTTCCATCCGCAAAGACATCCAGAAAAAAGTCGATGAAAAAAACGACGAACAATTCGCCGCCGTGCGCAGCTTTTTAGATAAAAAAATGCTGGAAGAACACTATCTGAGCGCAGGCAGCGGCACGGTGGAAAAACCCAACGCCGTACAGCACAGCGTTCCCGCATGGCTGATTTTCGGTATGTTTTTCATCATGATACCGCTGTCGAACGTCATGGCGCTGGAACGCCAGACCAACACCATCACCCGCCTGCGTCTCGCCCGCGCCTCCGCGTCCGGCCTGATTGCCGCCAAACTTGTTCCCTATTTCCTGATCAACCAGCTCCAATTTGTCGGAATGCTGCTGCTCGGCCGCTACCTGCTGCCCGAAATCGGCGTGCCCGCCCTCATACTCAACGGCAGCCTTGTGCCCTACGCGCTGCTGTCCGCCGCCGTCAGCGCCGCCGCACTCGGCTACGCGCTGTTAATCAGCGTCTGCGCCAAATCCACCGAACACGCCGTCGTCCTCGGCGGCGGCGGCATCATCCTGATGGCGGCAATCGGCGGCATTATGGTACCCGCCCACGTCATGCCCGAAACCATGCAGCAACTCACTTGGATTTCCCCGATGGCATGGGGCTTGAAGGCCTTTCAAGAACTGCTGCTCAACCGCAGCGGCTTGGACGGAATCGGCCGTTACCTCATCCTACTGTCAGCGTTCTCTTTTGCCACGCTGACTGCTGCCGTATTGATTTACCGCAGGCAGTTGCAAACGCAGGTTAGGTTTTAA
- a CDS encoding YchJ family protein, translating to MTATLCPCQSGRVYAECCAPFHAREAAASTAEELMRSRYSAYVLQEIDYIVDTTVPAQQNLLDKQDLAAWSQQTQWSGLKVIRHVPFGKLHALVEFEAYFEENGQTECHHELSAFVKIDGRWYFIDPTVALPTMKQPCLCGSGKKFKACCGQFFK from the coding sequence ATGACGGCTACACTTTGCCCCTGTCAGTCGGGGCGTGTTTATGCAGAATGTTGCGCACCGTTTCATGCGCGTGAGGCGGCGGCTTCGACGGCGGAAGAGTTGATGCGCTCGCGTTACAGCGCGTATGTTTTACAGGAAATCGACTATATCGTGGACACGACCGTTCCTGCGCAGCAGAATTTATTAGACAAGCAGGATTTGGCGGCATGGAGTCAGCAGACGCAGTGGTCGGGTTTGAAGGTTATCCGTCATGTACCGTTTGGTAAGCTGCATGCTTTGGTCGAGTTTGAGGCGTATTTTGAAGAGAACGGGCAAACCGAGTGCCATCATGAGTTGTCGGCGTTCGTGAAAATAGACGGACGTTGGTATTTTATTGATCCGACCGTTGCGTTGCCGACGATGAAACAGCCTTGTTTGTGCGGTTCGGGCAAAAAGTTTAAGGCGTGTTGCGGACAGTTTTTCAAGTAA
- a CDS encoding beta-ketoacyl synthase N-terminal-like domain-containing protein — protein MSWVCGTAATSALNPQTDFRRPNAVSYTFLNQPQQAAYFRAFAGDSLGRKEFADIAEQHLRRAAENAGWPSESWHDAPVFIGSSSYSISEYENRHFAGNRAVEEHNLLYLAEDLHRRSGNRQIFSFATACTSSVHALIQADNCLRGGAERAFVLGIENLNRLTLLHFHSLGLLTEQYQPFGGNGLILGEGVAALALSSAAHESSSGRLKLIGHAANTGNDLIQSDGQAQEQVMRRALDVAGIAPESIAAVKTHGIGTADSDAAELAALENIFGTLPPLMAFKPQIGHTLGATAALETALLLSALKQGKSSDYQGREIRFSECAASPKGGFFCLANQFGFGGSNTSLVWQWQQ, from the coding sequence GTGAGTTGGGTTTGCGGTACGGCGGCCACTTCTGCTTTGAATCCGCAAACGGATTTCAGACGGCCTAATGCGGTGTCTTATACGTTTTTAAACCAGCCGCAGCAGGCTGCTTATTTTCGTGCATTCGCCGGCGACAGTTTGGGGCGGAAGGAATTTGCGGATATTGCCGAACAACATTTGCGCCGAGCCGCCGAAAATGCAGGCTGGCCGTCTGAAAGCTGGCATGATGCGCCGGTGTTTATCGGGTCTAGTTCCTATTCCATCTCCGAATATGAAAACCGCCATTTTGCGGGTAATAGGGCGGTAGAGGAACACAATCTGCTTTATCTTGCCGAAGATTTGCACCGGCGCAGCGGCAATCGGCAGATTTTCAGTTTCGCTACTGCCTGCACTTCATCTGTCCATGCGCTGATTCAGGCAGATAATTGTTTGCGCGGCGGGGCGGAGCGTGCCTTTGTACTTGGTATTGAAAACCTCAACCGGCTGACTTTGCTGCATTTTCACAGCTTGGGTTTGCTGACCGAACAGTATCAGCCTTTTGGCGGAAACGGTTTGATCTTAGGCGAAGGGGTTGCCGCGCTTGCCTTATCTTCTGCTGCTCACGAATCTTCTTCAGGCCGTCTGAAACTTATCGGACACGCCGCCAATACAGGCAATGACCTGATTCAAAGCGATGGCCAAGCGCAGGAGCAAGTGATGCGACGCGCTTTGGATGTTGCAGGCATCGCTCCTGAAAGCATTGCAGCCGTTAAAACACACGGCATCGGCACGGCTGACAGCGATGCCGCCGAATTGGCCGCACTGGAAAATATATTCGGTACACTGCCGCCCTTGATGGCGTTCAAACCGCAAATCGGACACACGCTTGGTGCCACGGCAGCCCTTGAAACAGCCCTGCTTTTATCCGCTTTAAAACAAGGCAAAAGCAGCGATTATCAGGGGCGGGAAATTCGTTTTTCCGAGTGCGCGGCTTCACCAAAAGGCGGCTTTTTCTGTTTGGCCAATCAGTTTGGCTTTGGCGGCAGCAACACATCTTTGGTATGGCAATGGCAACAGTAA
- the lptM gene encoding LPS translocon maturation chaperone LptM, giving the protein MMKKVLLMKYGVFFAAATALLLSACGYKGDLYLPKEGDKARFGVIQTGLKFDTAKEPTTQTND; this is encoded by the coding sequence ATGATGAAGAAAGTTTTACTGATGAAATACGGCGTATTTTTTGCAGCGGCAACGGCTCTGCTGCTCTCTGCCTGCGGCTACAAAGGCGACCTCTACCTGCCCAAAGAAGGCGACAAGGCGCGCTTCGGCGTGATTCAGACCGGCTTGAAATTCGATACGGCCAAAGAGCCGACCACTCAAACCAACGATTAA
- a CDS encoding ABC transporter ATP-binding protein: MIQIQSLSHRYPKAETAALDNVSFDIADGECLGLLGHNGAGKTTLMSLLAGLQEVRQGEILFDGKPLRLLSRNERQKIGLVPQDFAFYPQLSVWDNLLFFASLYKVRDKGRLNALLEQTDLTAHKNKAAKHLSGGLKRRLNFAIGLINTPQLVFLDEITVGIDPQSRRFILDSVADLTRQGVTVVYTSHYLSEIEQLCGKIALLQHGKLVYHGGLDELLSTQTGIVRFTVEPPLPPQTLAALGAKQVDSRGMMETAHDAAAVYAALQQSGAQIRYFQQGHGSLETFYLDFLRKDEPATDKQNPQ, translated from the coding sequence ATGATTCAAATCCAATCCCTCTCCCACCGTTATCCCAAAGCCGAAACCGCCGCGCTGGACAATGTGTCGTTCGACATTGCAGACGGCGAATGTTTGGGGCTGCTCGGTCACAACGGTGCGGGGAAAACGACGCTGATGTCGCTTTTGGCCGGCTTGCAGGAAGTGCGACAGGGCGAAATTTTGTTTGACGGCAAACCTTTGCGCCTGTTAAGCCGCAACGAACGGCAGAAAATCGGTTTGGTGCCACAGGATTTTGCGTTTTACCCGCAGCTTTCGGTGTGGGACAACCTGCTGTTTTTCGCCTCGCTTTACAAAGTGCGCGACAAAGGCCGTCTGAATGCGCTGTTGGAACAGACCGACCTGACCGCCCACAAAAACAAGGCGGCAAAGCATCTTTCGGGCGGGCTTAAACGTCGTCTGAATTTTGCCATCGGCCTGATTAACACGCCGCAGCTGGTGTTCCTCGACGAAATCACGGTCGGCATCGACCCGCAGTCGCGCCGCTTTATCCTCGACAGCGTGGCGGATTTGACGCGGCAGGGGGTAACGGTGGTTTACACCTCGCACTATCTGTCTGAAATCGAGCAGCTTTGCGGCAAAATCGCGCTGTTGCAACACGGCAAACTGGTGTACCACGGCGGTTTGGACGAGCTTCTAAGCACGCAAACAGGCATCGTGCGTTTTACCGTCGAACCGCCGCTGCCGCCTCAAACGCTAGCCGCTTTGGGTGCAAAGCAAGTGGACAGCCGCGGCATGATGGAAACGGCGCACGATGCCGCCGCCGTTTACGCCGCCCTGCAACAAAGCGGCGCGCAAATCCGCTACTTCCAGCAGGGACACGGTTCGCTGGAAACGTTTTACCTTGATTTCCTGCGCAAAGACGAGCCGGCAACAGATAAGCAAAATCCACAATGA
- a CDS encoding BtrH N-terminal domain-containing protein, protein MTTQEFPHQHTAHCESGVMSTLLKYHGHNLDEAMIFGIAHALTFVWMPLIKLNGMPLVSYRTAPRSIIKNTCKALGLKLSVRKFSDAQSGQAALDAALSSGKLAGLQTSVFWLPYFPPQMRFHFNAHNLLVYGKDGNDYLISDPVFETVQRCAAEDLQRARFAKGVLAAKGMMYTLEDNRPSEQIMADLPAIIRKAIRKNAKHMLAPVFFIGVKGIRTLAKKIESLPAKQNDKYQKLFLGHLVRMQEEIGTGGAGFRYIYAYFLEQAARICDNPAFQTASEQMTAIGDQWRQFAAMCVKQCKKPSENGCREIAAFLRKIADDEEALWRGLLK, encoded by the coding sequence ATGACCACACAAGAATTTCCACACCAGCATACCGCCCATTGTGAAAGCGGTGTGATGTCCACCCTGCTCAAATACCATGGCCACAATTTAGACGAAGCCATGATTTTCGGCATTGCCCACGCGCTGACGTTTGTCTGGATGCCGCTGATCAAATTAAACGGCATGCCGCTGGTTTCCTACCGTACCGCGCCGCGCAGCATCATCAAAAACACCTGCAAAGCATTGGGGCTGAAATTATCCGTCCGCAAATTTTCCGACGCACAAAGCGGACAAGCCGCATTGGATGCCGCGCTATCCTCAGGCAAATTGGCCGGTTTGCAAACCTCCGTCTTCTGGCTGCCCTACTTCCCGCCGCAAATGCGCTTCCATTTCAACGCACACAATCTTTTAGTGTACGGCAAAGACGGCAACGACTACCTCATCAGCGACCCCGTATTTGAAACCGTGCAACGCTGCGCCGCCGAAGATTTGCAGCGTGCGCGCTTCGCCAAAGGTGTATTGGCGGCAAAAGGCATGATGTACACCTTGGAAGATAACAGGCCGTCTGAACAAATCATGGCAGACTTACCCGCCATTATCCGCAAAGCCATACGCAAAAACGCCAAACATATGCTCGCGCCGGTCTTTTTCATCGGCGTCAAAGGCATCCGCACGCTGGCCAAAAAAATCGAATCCCTGCCCGCCAAACAAAACGACAAATACCAAAAACTGTTTCTCGGCCATTTGGTGCGGATGCAGGAAGAAATCGGTACCGGCGGCGCAGGTTTCCGCTATATCTACGCCTACTTCCTCGAACAGGCCGCCCGTATCTGCGACAACCCCGCGTTTCAGACGGCCTCAGAACAAATGACCGCCATCGGCGACCAATGGCGGCAGTTTGCAGCGATGTGTGTGAAGCAGTGCAAAAAGCCGTCTGAAAACGGCTGCCGCGAAATCGCCGCATTTTTGCGCAAGATTGCAGATGATGAAGAAGCCTTGTGGCGGGGATTGTTGAAATAA
- the cyaY gene encoding iron donor protein CyaY codes for MMTESEFIRMSEELFEHIEDQIDENGWDFDCQFAGNVLTIEAEDGTQIIVNRHTPNQELWIAAKSGGYHFAEQNGKWLATRDGRDFYDVLNEALSAASGEAVNIAEL; via the coding sequence ATGATGACCGAAAGCGAATTCATCCGCATGAGCGAAGAATTGTTCGAACACATTGAAGACCAAATCGATGAAAACGGCTGGGATTTCGACTGCCAGTTTGCCGGAAACGTGCTGACCATCGAAGCCGAAGACGGCACGCAAATCATCGTCAACCGCCACACGCCCAACCAAGAATTGTGGATTGCCGCCAAAAGCGGCGGCTACCATTTCGCCGAGCAAAACGGCAAATGGCTGGCAACACGCGACGGACGGGATTTCTACGATGTTTTGAACGAAGCATTGAGCGCGGCTTCGGGCGAAGCAGTCAATATTGCTGAATTGTGA
- a CDS encoding RnfABCDGE type electron transport complex subunit B, whose product MTIPIQSISRLLPQTQCRECGYEGCLPYARALSAGEAPVNLCAPGGETVMKDLADLLGKPYLAPAKTQIKAVALIDESACIGCTACIRACPVDAIMGASKLMHTVISDECTGCGLCVTPCPVDCIDMVPVSQPFLPSARRFSTSAEPRFAAAEHAQSRFERHTARKQRDDAERKALLAQREAAVKAKQAAQAQAQIAAPSAAFNPMDLIAKAMAKAQSQQDKLVASDNREDFKARQIEEAKERAELRRAQRDAKYGNEAEKAAAIEFLRRHKAEQEAAKEAR is encoded by the coding sequence ATGACCATTCCCATCCAAAGCATCAGCCGCCTGTTGCCGCAAACCCAATGCCGCGAGTGCGGCTATGAAGGCTGCTTACCCTATGCACGCGCCCTGTCGGCAGGAGAAGCGCCGGTAAACCTGTGCGCGCCGGGTGGGGAAACCGTCATGAAAGACCTGGCCGACCTGTTGGGCAAGCCCTACCTCGCGCCGGCAAAAACACAAATCAAAGCCGTGGCCCTGATTGACGAATCCGCCTGCATCGGCTGTACCGCCTGCATCCGCGCCTGCCCTGTCGATGCCATTATGGGCGCGTCCAAACTGATGCACACCGTCATCAGCGACGAATGCACCGGCTGTGGCTTGTGCGTTACCCCATGTCCCGTCGACTGCATCGACATGGTTCCCGTATCGCAGCCCTTCCTGCCGTCCGCACGCCGTTTCAGCACCTCTGCCGAACCGCGCTTTGCCGCCGCCGAACACGCACAAAGCCGTTTTGAACGCCATACCGCGCGCAAACAGCGCGACGATGCCGAACGCAAAGCCCTGCTGGCGCAACGCGAAGCCGCCGTCAAAGCCAAACAGGCCGCACAGGCACAAGCCCAAATAGCCGCACCAAGCGCCGCATTCAACCCCATGGATTTGATTGCCAAAGCCATGGCCAAAGCGCAATCGCAACAGGACAAACTCGTCGCCTCCGACAACCGAGAAGACTTCAAAGCGCGCCAAATCGAAGAAGCCAAAGAACGCGCCGAACTGCGCCGCGCCCAGCGTGATGCCAAATACGGCAACGAAGCCGAAAAAGCCGCCGCCATCGAATTTCTGCGCCGCCACAAAGCCGAGCAGGAAGCGGCTAAAGAAGCCCGCTGA
- the apbC gene encoding iron-sulfur cluster carrier protein ApbC → MNIPAIRTALDAVLIPTTIRTLGSEKAVSLLEERSDGLHIGLKFAFPVAHIAADIANAVQEAVISHTGDTHIHLSIDTEIGTHKVQPGVATIKGVKNIIAVASGKGGVGKSTTTANLATAMARMGARVGVLDADLYGPSQPTMLGVQDRKPDQQNKKLIPVEAESGIQVMSIGFLVDTDQAVVWRGPMVSQALQQLMFQSEWDNVDYLFIDLPPGTGDIQLTLSQKIPVTGSVVVTTPQDIALIDARKAVDMFNKVNIPILGVLENMSVHICTNCGHAEAIFGAEGGKNLAERLNVPLLGQLPLSLPVREAMDSGTSLALFENNQTIADIYTEAAFQIALAIADKGKDFSSRFPKIVVE, encoded by the coding sequence ATGAATATTCCAGCCATCCGAACCGCACTCGATGCCGTGTTGATTCCCACCACAATACGCACTTTGGGCAGCGAAAAAGCCGTTTCGCTTCTGGAAGAGCGTTCAGACGGCCTGCATATCGGTCTGAAATTCGCGTTCCCGGTTGCCCATATTGCCGCAGACATTGCCAACGCCGTTCAAGAAGCCGTCATTTCACATACCGGCGATACCCACATTCACTTGAGTATCGATACCGAAATCGGTACGCATAAAGTCCAACCCGGCGTAGCAACCATCAAAGGCGTGAAAAACATCATCGCCGTTGCATCGGGCAAAGGCGGCGTCGGCAAATCAACGACCACTGCCAACCTTGCCACCGCAATGGCCAGAATGGGCGCGCGCGTCGGCGTACTCGATGCCGACCTGTACGGTCCAAGCCAGCCCACCATGCTCGGCGTACAAGACCGCAAACCCGATCAACAAAACAAAAAACTCATTCCCGTTGAAGCCGAAAGCGGCATTCAAGTGATGTCCATCGGTTTCCTGGTCGATACCGACCAAGCCGTCGTTTGGCGCGGCCCGATGGTCAGCCAAGCCTTGCAACAGCTTATGTTCCAAAGCGAATGGGACAATGTCGATTATCTCTTCATCGACCTGCCGCCCGGTACCGGCGATATCCAATTGACCCTGTCGCAAAAAATCCCCGTGACCGGCTCCGTTGTCGTCACCACGCCGCAAGACATCGCCCTGATTGATGCACGCAAAGCCGTGGATATGTTCAACAAAGTTAATATTCCGATTTTGGGCGTTTTGGAAAACATGTCTGTCCATATTTGCACCAACTGCGGCCATGCCGAAGCAATCTTCGGCGCAGAAGGCGGCAAAAACTTGGCAGAGCGTTTGAATGTACCGTTGCTCGGCCAACTTCCCTTGAGCCTGCCTGTACGCGAAGCCATGGACAGCGGCACATCTTTAGCCTTGTTTGAAAACAACCAAACCATCGCCGACATCTACACCGAAGCCGCTTTCCAAATCGCTCTGGCCATTGCCGATAAAGGCAAAGACTTCAGCAGCCGCTTCCCAAAAATCGTCGTCGAATAA